TACCTCACAGGCCTGAGAACAACCGGATTCTGATGCTCAGAGGTGCCCGGTGGTTGTCCCCACCCCCTGCACCTGCCCCAGCCAGGGTCACACTCAGAAGATGCTGCAGAATTTATTATCACTGGGCAGAGCCACCCTGGGAAAGGGTAGGGAATTGATGCTGGGCGGTGCACACGAGGGGGCCTGGGATAAGTGGGGGGCTGTCGGGCCGGTCACCAGCACAGGACGCCGGGGCAGTACTTGTCAATGAGCCCCTGGTAGTAGGGCCGCAGCTTGTCCACTTCCGGCAGGTCTGGGGACTTAGTGTAGAGGTCAAACTTGCTGCAGAGGCCAAGATGCAAGGTGAGAAGCCACGCCTCAAAACTAAGGAGGCCACGCCCTCCCAGcggtccccccaagtcagaggCCCCGCCATCCAGTCTCCAGTCTCCGGAGGCCCCGCTCCCCCAGCCCAGCCTGGGGGTCACGCACTTGAACTCCTGCACCCAGGGCAGCATAGCCATGTCCTGCTCGTTGCAGAGCTGCCGATAGTCGCCGCCAGTGTGCCAGGGGTAGAAGGAGTGGAAGCGGATCATGTAGAAGGCCTGTGGGCACGCGGGGTCAGGCTGGATGACCAGGGGCCCCGTCTGGTCTGTCTgcagctgggctgggctgggctccaGCTGCCCGGTCCCTCCCGGACCTACCTCAGGTGGGAGCGAGAACTTGTTGAACTTCATCATCCGGTACATGTATTCTGTGGGGAGGACACGGTCACCACCAGGAGCCCCGAGGGAGTCCCCGCCGAACCCCTCCCGAGCTGGCCTCACCGTCGTGGCCCCATGACATGAGGACGTTCTCCAGCCCACAGTGCGGTTGGTAAATGCCCAGCTCCGTGCTGTGAGGAAAGACGGGGGTGAGAGGGCAGGGGGCATGGGGATCTGGGGAGGGGGTCTCGGCAGCAGGGGAAGGGCACCTCACCTGTATCGAGGGTCCTGAAGGTCCGGGTTGTCCTGGAAGGTGGAGTCGCAGAAGACCACCGAGGCCTGGGGCCGGCAGCCGACCGGGAAAGTGTCTCCAACCACGGCCCACTGGGATAGGACAGGACGGGGGCTGCGTGACCTGACCTGACCTGACTCTGAGGCAGATCCCACCCcaagcaggcagacagacagaccctGTTCTCACCTGGGGCTCCCCTGCCAGCGCCAAAACCTTTCCCAGGTCATGAAGGAGGCCCACGAGATGGAACCAATCTGGGAGGAAGAGAGCCCTGCTCAGGGTGGGGCCGATGGGGAAcagcccctccctccttccctccctccctccccggtGGCCCCCTCCTCCGCCAGCAAGGCCCTGACTGCACCTTTGTCTGGGTGGGCCTTGCGAATGCCCTCTGCCGTCTGGAAGGCGTGGAAGGAGTTTGGAAAGTCCACATCGGGGTCTGACTCGTCCACTAGCTCATCCAGCATGTCCACAGCATCCAGCACAGTCATCCGTTTGTAGGAGAAGCCCCCAAACTGGATGTGCTGGCCAGGAAGGGAGGTATCAGGCTGATGGGGTCCAGGGCAGCCAGCCCATCCCTGAGACCCCCGGTGGCAGAGTAGGCAGCACGCACGATACCTTCTTGCGGACGAAGTCCACTGTCTGGTGTGTGTGCATGAGCTTGTAGGTGGCAAAGACACGGTCCAGGAGAGGCCCGGACTGCAGGTCAGAGGGTCAGTGGGGCAGCAGTCAGCCCGGCCCTTCACCCAGGCCCAGCCTTCCCGAACCCAGTCAGCCCTCCCTCCTCCACAGGGTCAGGGACAGTTGGGCCTCACCGTGTAGTTCCGGAAACTGCCCTTGTCTTTGATCGAGTCCTGGTCCACATCAGGTTGGTAGACCAGGGAAGAGTCGGGGCCCTGGTTGGGGACAGAAGCTTTTGCCATATGCCCACCATGACGCAACAAGAACTTCCAGGACAGGCTGCAAGCAGGGGTCAGGCTATGCTGAAGGCTACTGGAAGTTCACGGCTCACTGGTCAGTAGCACCTGGCGTCAGGGGTCTTATCTGGGAGCTGATGACCACTGCATGCCTGATCCCCGAAAGCAAAGCTAGGACGCAGCAAGCAGGGACACATCTCCTAGCCCCTCATCTCCTCCTGCACCCCGTCATCTCCTATCACCCCGTATCCTCCCAGCATTGGGCTCAGGAGCTGGGGCTGCCTTTGCCTAGCTGACCACAACAGAGGAGAGAGTCCTCTGGCCCAAGGAAGGGCTGGTAGCAGTCAGCTGTCCATATTCGTGGTCAGTGGAGGCTCCTCTGGGTGGTCGGGGACTCACCGCATCCACCTTCATCTTCACGGGACAGAGCTGGAGTGTGGAGGTGGCTGGCCGGCTCGGACCCTATATAGGGCTGCCCCTTACATAAGTGCTGGAGCCTCCCAGCCCCTTGGCCTTGGTTCCCGCTAATGAGTGaccattcctcctcctcctccctctgcgAGTTAATGTGTCAGTGTCACTCAGCCCCATGTGGCCTAGTCCCTGCCCTGTCCCAGCCTCCCCTCTGGCCTCAGGGGCTTTAACCGCCCCCAGGACACAGAAGGTGGCCCAGGGCTCCTGCAGACCCTGGAATCCTGCAGAGTGAGCGCCTACAAAATAAGATGTTGGTTTGTAGGGTGTGGGGGTCACATGGTGgggccaggggtcactcctagcagtgctcagtggaccatatagtaccagggatcaagcacaggcctcctgcatgcaaagcacgtgCTCTGAACTCAGGCCCAAGGAAACAGCGTCTGTTAGTGACAATCTGCAATGGTGGTGGCTGAGTCCACCTGATCCAGCG
The Suncus etruscus isolate mSunEtr1 chromosome 4, mSunEtr1.pri.cur, whole genome shotgun sequence genome window above contains:
- the MIOX gene encoding inositol oxygenase, yielding MKVDAGPDSSLVYQPDVDQDSIKDKGSFRNYTSGPLLDRVFATYKLMHTHQTVDFVRKKHIQFGGFSYKRMTVLDAVDMLDELVDESDPDVDFPNSFHAFQTAEGIRKAHPDKDWFHLVGLLHDLGKVLALAGEPQWAVVGDTFPVGCRPQASVVFCDSTFQDNPDLQDPRYSTELGIYQPHCGLENVLMSWGHDEYMYRMMKFNKFSLPPEAFYMIRFHSFYPWHTGGDYRQLCNEQDMAMLPWVQEFNKFDLYTKSPDLPEVDKLRPYYQGLIDKYCPGVLCW